Proteins encoded in a region of the Acomys russatus chromosome 14, mAcoRus1.1, whole genome shotgun sequence genome:
- the LOC127198401 gene encoding T-cell surface glycoprotein CD3 gamma chain, with the protein MEQEKVLAGLILVIFLLQGTGAQSKQGKRNNLVRVDDSQGDGSVLLTCGFTEKTITWLKDGSVISLPNATKNTWNLGSSAKDPRGIYQCRGAKGNSKLLQVYYRMCENCIKVNVGTISGFIFAEIISIFFLAVGIYFIAGQDGVRQSRASDKQTLLQNEQLYQPLKDREDDQYSHLQGNQLRKK; encoded by the exons ATGGAGCAGGAGAAGGTTCTGGCTGGCCTCATTCTGGTGATCTTTCTTCTTCAAG GTACTGGGGCCCAGTCAAAACAAGGTAAGAGAAAT AATTTGGTAAGAGTGGATGACAGTCAAGGAGACGGCTCTGTACTTCTGACTTGTGGCTTCACAGAAAAGACTATCACGTGGCTTAAAGACGGCAGCGTAATAAGTCTTCCAAATGCAACTAAAAACACGTGGAATCTAGGAAGTAGTGCCAAAGACCCTCGAGGCATTTATCAGTGCCGAGGAGCGAAGGGCAACTCAAAGCTGCTCCAAGTGTATTATAGAA TGTGTGAGAACTGCATTAAGGTAAATGTAGGCACCATATCCGGCTTTATCTTCGCTGAAATCATCAGCATTTTCTTCCTTGCTGTCGGTATATACTTCATTGCTGGGCAGGATGGAGTTCGCCAGTCAAGAG CTTCAGACAAGCAGACCCTGTTGCAAAATGAACAGCTCTACCAG cccctcaaGGATCGGGAAGATGACCAGTACAGCCATCTCCAAGGAAACCAGCTGAGGAAGAAGTGA